The Carassius carassius chromosome 37, fCarCar2.1, whole genome shotgun sequence genomic sequence CAATCTCATGAAATTCAGAAATTGTTACGCACGTCTTTGTAGTGACCACTTGGTGGCAGCATAAAATCTAACATTTTATGGGCACTTTTGAAACTAGCATGTTTTGTTCACACATGTATGTGCTTTGCAAGAAAAACTACAAGAGTGGACCGAAATGAGACTTTTTGAAGAGTTTTTAGTAATACTGCCACCCTAGTTGTAACATACCATAGCACAAATATAACTAATGTCATTCTTACACAGTGGAATAGCTGAAACTCCTAAAGATTTGCATATTTTCTGTGCTTAAAATCCCCTTATCAGCaccattaaataattttatacatttaaacttattttaaaataaaaaaacttttttcaatatttatgtatattcagtatttatttttatattcaatcaTTTGAACATCACTACAGTACGAAGCCCACTATATAAGGACATGGTGATGGGGAAAAATTAAATCGGaggaaaaacaatattttaatgttttagcgTTTGCTCGCAAGACTTTTCGTCGAGAAACTTGACGTTGGTTCACTGAACTAGAAAATAATAAATTTCAGTGTTTTCTGCGAGCGAACAAAGGTTTAAAGGGGAACGCAAAACTTGTGTGTTCTCTCATGAAAAAGTGGAGATCTCCGAGAAGCTTATGCTTGCTcgtataaatatgaaaatatctgGTCTCCCATTCAATGCTTTTGAGAATGCTTGCGAAAACTTTTGTTGCCACGAGAAAGTGTGCATTTGCTCTCACAACGTTTGTGAAAAACTatatttaactattattttttGCTAGCCTATGAAGGAAACCAAATGTTTTGCAAGAGAAAGTTTCTCGAGGGAAcgcaaataaaatattattttccccACCGTGCATTTTTCACGCGTTTTCAACAGAATCTTCTGCAATAAGAAACAAATCAGATCTTAAGAATAAACTTCTGCTAAATCATTTTCACTTTTCTTCTTTTATTATTGCTGACTCACTTCTTCATCCCCTTCAGTAAATAAACCAgtaaaaacacaaagtcattccGCAGCCGTCAGCAGAATTAGACGCAGTCCCTTAACCACTGTTTTACGGCTGATCAGCTTTTGGTTTTCTTTATACAAATGCTGCGGTTTGACTGACCTTCATCGATCAGTGCATGCCTTTCTTACAGCAGGCTCTAGAACAGGAACAAGCAGAAAGCAGAATTGCGAGAAACAGCAGATGCATTGTCTGTTCTATCACAGCTGCGCCTCAGCTTTTGGTTTTGGATGCGACCAGGCTTTGAAAGGCTGAAGCAAGAACATATATCACAGCCTTCCTTGTTGCTGTTCTTCCTCTGCAGCTCATGCAAATACTGTTTGCATTCCAGCGGTGACATCAGCGGTGCTCCCCTCGTGTCACTAGGATTCCTCAGTATTCTAGCGCACTGAGCCAGAATACCATTTGCATGTGCTTCCGTGGTAAATAGACCGCGTGTATGGAAAGCTgttgtaacatttaatctataagccGTGCTAGTGTCTTTTTTCATGTTActagtactttttttttgttagatactagtatcttttccattaagtactagtacttattcattaggtagTGCTTATTATTTAGGtactagtgtttattctttaagtaCTAGTGTCTTTTATaaccagggtgcgatttgccgggtGGGGGGGGCCTTGGGGGggtgcgtgggatttccccctttctggtaaatgtatccctgcctctgttGAATTATTTCtatccccccctcaaagtgatcagtgctactacactagtggcgagatggatcacaaaacttatcacggatccgtggtttgattaaagtcaattttatttgaaaatgcgCTACTGTGGCTGGCTCTGCCGCGCaacctctctgtattcaccagaCTTGCTCAgtgtcccgcccacggcgctatctgattcctgacacctcacgagtaatagcctatcaacacttgcgagtcggttgaagccggtccgctgggcagtggagttgctaactttGCGACTTTATCGCTAGATTAAGcgacttttttttcttccaaaaaagcgactagcgacaaatctagcgacttttcgGGCAATCATTAttaagtctctgagactctctggtgctgccgtacgagcgtgaggtctctctttcccagcgcaagcctctctctgcatctgcgaGCAAGCGCAGAgagcagcagcactttcagttaaaaaaaagattatgttttcaaaattaagattctgttgcttctaattctattttacaagcaagtatagccgacatcagtcacagcacattattgagaattaaatggctaaattaaattgcagtagtGAGCATAGGTAGGCAATACAATACAACGCACTTACGTCATACATATGCTAATTAGCTCATGACGTCATCTTGTTCATGTTCTCATTTATTTTtaggaattaaaatgtttcaaacaccccccccccctgtttgtttcacaaatcgcaccctgtttATAacaaataagtactagtatctaatggaCAATTACTAGTGTCTATTTAataggtactagtatctaatgaatgagtAGCTACTAGTAgctaaaaaatacatacaaaaattaaGTACTAGTCACTAGTGGAATACATACTAGtcaaaattgaattgttgatatctcAATGATGGATCCCATAGAAGTCAatagcaaaaaaatttaatttgttactagTAACGATATAAAAGTTACTAGACACTATTgaattaagtactagtatctaccGAATAAGTACTAGTGCCtatttaatagatactagtatctaatgaatgagtactagtatctaaaaaatacatACTAGTACCCAATGAATAACTACTAGTACATGAAAATTAAGTGCTGGTCACTAGTGGAATACATACTAGTCATAACTGAATAGTTGATATCTCAATGATGGATCCCCATAAAATTcaatggcaatttttttttaaatttgttattagtaacaatataaaagttactagtcactactgaattaagtactagtatctaataaataaattatagtatctaatgattaagtactagtatctaattaaTAAGTACTAGTtactttacaaaagacactagtggctaaagaataagcactagtatctaAAAACTAAGTACTAGTagttaatgaataagtactagcgCTTAATGGAAAATATACTATTATCTAAGAAAATAAGTACTACTAATGTTAAATAAGATATCAGTAAAGTTTATAGATTAATTGTTACAACTACTTGCCATACAGCGTGTGTTCCATATGCTAGGCAAATCGGTGGCATAGGTGGGCCGAGGACACTATTCCCCTCCTTCTCCCTCTTCCCTGAAATGCAGCTGGGAGACACCTGAGCTTGTAGGTGGGGATTCCCGTCCAGCTATCGCCTTATCGCAGTTGCTGGGCTTGCCCCGTCCAAGTGTAGGTGTGTAACATGTAAAATTCACGGATTTCCCCCGGTACACCTTCACAACTTATCCAAATGCGCGTCTATATTCATCGGACTGACACAACCGAGGCTGTGTGTACAGCGTGTGTTTATTTAGCTTCCTCGTGGCTCAGGCTTACACCTCTTCCTTGTTCACCTGTGTGGTTTGTTGTTATCCAATAGGTGAGAGGCGAGGATTCCCACGTTAACTGTTCATCTGCATGTGGTCACATTGATCCTGTAGTATTATGATCGCTTTAGATGATTTACATGCTTCCGTGCAATGTGATGCAACTTCATGCCATTCGCTCTAAGCATCAGACCTCATTATTTTACTTATCACATGGAATAAAAACCAGTGGCTAAGAAATGAGGGCCATATACTGTGACATGCAActgtaaatgtcatttatttgatACAGGTGTATGCAATGGTTTGCATATCATATCATTACATTAGGTCATTTGAGATTTTGAATATTAGTCCAAATGATTTTATGACTGATAAGTTATCTTGTGCAAGAGCCATTTTAATTATACCAGTGCAACACATTATAAATGGGTTGAAAAAACAACATACTAAACTGGAAATTTGATGCTGAAAAGATATATTGTGACAATGTGGGGtccaagagtaaaaaaaaaagttaaaaaataataatctcaaatttgaacaaaaaaaattgaTTGTAAAGATAGTTCGAATATTTCAGTTTGCTGTATGAACTCCACAACTTTGTGTAAAACTTGAAGATCCTGATCTCAAAAACCATCTTGTCCTTCTGTAAACATTTCACATAAAGGAATGAACATGGAGAATATAAAAAGGGCAAGaacatgttttctttttcatttaacattcttaggttttatttttaaacattctaAAACTTTCCACCAGTTAGATTTTGAATACTACATTTTcaatgtggtctcagactttaGTTCCCCACTGTGCATACTTTCACTTTCGTATTGTGAACAAAAATGATCCATGCAgacatgaacatttaaaaaaatctataataataatgtatgcgCACTATGGCAATTGGGTCAAATTGTAATGTTTCATGATATgataacaaatgaaataaatacaggAATTCAAAGAAATCTAATATAACTGTGCTCTACGAGAAACTTAAGCAACAAACTTTAAGTGAGCACTTTAAGATTGTTTATCATATCACATTCAGACATTGTCACAGattattgttttgcatttttcagggaaatgaaatgagaaatgcagttcaaaataaaatcagtttctCTAATAATTGAACATAACTTATTTACTGCAGTTGTCCATGTTGTATATATAATAGAACATTGACAAAAACTCTCTGAATATTATAATTCAGAACTATCATGTTTTGCCCCCACAGTGACAGAGCTTGTTGTGGCAAATAGGTTTATGCAGAGAATATCAGCAGGTGATAACTGGCACATTTTCTGATGCAATGCATTCAAAAACATCCTTGAATGTGATGAATCTAGAAATTATGATGGAGATCTAGAGATTATGATGAAGAGAAATTACAGACATAAgacaggatttaaaaaaagaaaccacAGATTGAATAAACCTGAGCATGGAaggctttttttaaatagtgtactTCAGTCCAGTGCAGTTTTGGTTCCTTAAGGCCTTACGACTTTGGACCAAGGAAGTATCATATGGAGAATAAAGGAATTTCAGTCATTTCATCTCATCTCCATGATGCTACATCCCATCcatatcagtatttatttataccAAACAGACGAACTCCATGAAACTGAGGCAGTTTGGGTAGGAGGACACTTAGTAGTGATCCTGTGTTGACTATGAAGTGAGTTGTATCATATTTGGTGTAGAAGCTGGCCAAGATGTACCtatgaaaaagacaaaaaaaaaacgcatttaatgtaaatattatactTAAATGTAATGATTTTACTTTAAAGGATTATACATAATTGAgaacatcaaataaataatattcaattataaaaatataaaagatatgaacaaaataagtaaaataaagtaaaagttgATATAGAATTGTAAAAAACAATTAGTAATTTTAATGACTGATTATAATAAAGTAGTTTAGTAAGTGCATATAGTCCTATTTCTGTCAGTTACTACAGGAATATGAACATGACTCACAGTACAATAGGTAAGATGGTGAGGAACTTCCTTGACGCTGTAAACTGAATGCCATAGTCCATCTGTTCCCAGTGAGTGAGCAAACGTGCCTTGCCTTGGTCCGGCGTCTCAAATGGTGTGCCTTTGACGGTATGTAAAAACAGGTACATCGCCTAGACAGCAGAGAAGTGAGTCAACACTTGACCATTTAACTCATTTACAgttatggccaaaaatatcggaaccctttgtaaatatgatcaaaggaggctgtgaaaattaatctgcattgctaatcctttttatcttttatttaaaaaaaaaaaatcacaaaaatctaaactTCCATtggatattaattattttaaattgggggaaatatcattatgaaaaatGTTTTCTCAAATACACactggacacaattattggcaccccgaGAAATTCTTTTGagtaaaatatttctgaagtatattcccattcgtattcacaattttgagcatgattatgaacatgaaattatccagccatggatctgtttcacagaaatataaaaaggagggaaaacaaagctcaaattcccttaatcatccatcacaatgagaaaaaccaaagtatATTTTTCTGATCTGCAGCAAAAGACCccagctggagaactgcagaacatAGTTGAGTCTCAGGGTCagaaaaattgtcaaacagcacctacatcaccacatgttgtttgggagggtttcaagaaaactTCTCCtagctcattcaaaaacaaactaaagcatattcagttatcagacatgactggaacttcaaatgggactggtttctatggtcagatgaaactaaaaactagctttttagcagcaaacactcaagatgggtttggtgaacacagggataaaaaataccccatgtgtacaatgaaatatacagctgtatttttaatgttatgggcctatatttctgctggaggtcctggacgtcTTGTTCAGAcaaatggcatctttgattctatcaaataccaaccgataaaaaatctaaaagtgactgactctgttaaaaatcttataatgggccatgtttagatcttccaaccgtacaataatccaaacacaaacctcaaaaacaacacaaaaataggTCAatgggcacaaaaccaagcttctgctatagccattccagtcctctgacctgaaccctatagaaaatgagaggagtgaaacTGAAGAGGacaagcaccaacatggagctgggaatctaaagggtttggagtgattctggatgaaggaatggtctctgatctcttgtcaggtgttctctaacctcatcaggcattatagaaaaacatttagagctgttaaactgtcaaatgaaggattcaaaaagtattgaataaaagagGGGctttaattgtggccaatgtgtattagagaaaaacatttcataatgatattactccccattttaaattattattccccaatgaaaggttagatttttaaaataaaagatcaaaaggatcaacaatgcagattcattttcacagccttctttgatcatttttaccgatatttttggccatgactgtatgtttATTCTACATAGACTATAACAATTACTAAAGCTGTATGTGCTGTTATTAATGTTACTTATTAGTAATGTGTCATTTAGCTGATACTTTTGTTGCTTTAGTGTTCTATGAAGGACAGACAATGGGAGTGAGTAAATAAGGacagcatttttgggtgaaatatctctttaagagtgaaaatgtgtgtgtgttttttttaaaggaatagtttaccctaAACTGAAAATTTGCTTTCATTCACTTCAATTCATTGCTGAGGGTGAACTGGTGAGCAACTTAGATATTGCTACATTTTGCCATAACTATTATCATAACTATatcttcatcttggatggcctgaaggtgaacacattttaaaaatattttcacttttgggtgaactattcaaaaaaaaaaaaaaaaagagaaagaaagaaatcattttaaaagaatagtttatccaaaattaaaatgctatttttgaATCACCCtgagaccatccaagatgtagatgactttgaTGGACTTATTGATGGCCTGGAATTGTGTGATtcacttgtgaattattgtgatgtcttttatcagctgcttggactctcattctgacggcacccattcacagctgAGGGTGAACTGGTGAGCAACTGAGATattgctacatttttccaaaactgTAAGAAACGAagtatctacatcttggatggcctgagggtgaatcaATTCTCagctaattttaatttagttaacctTTAAAGATTTCTTGCATGGACTGACCAGGTTGTGTATGACGTTGGTGAGCGTCCACACCACAGGCACACTGAGGAAAGGGATGCTGAGCAGGACCACATGCAGGGCAGTGGTGAGCAGCAGGTAGGCCAGCCAGATCCCCCGGCTGTTCATCACCCGAGTGTTTGGGTTCACCTCGCTGTGAGCAACGCCCACATTCATCCTGCACGAAAACAACAGCCGTGATATGATTCATGCAAACACCCAAAGAAagccattaaaaaacaaattaggATGCCCTTTACCAAGACCACACTCTTTACAATGAGATATTCGTTATCACAATTATATAACATTAACCTCTGCGACGATAATTTGTTTGTGGTTTATTTAGGGGTGTTTACGACCGACCGAGTCTAATAAACTTTGCGGTGTCTTAATTATAGTGTGTACAATATTCATGCACATTTGTCACCCGAAACCTGTTAGCTATCCGGCTAGTGGATTCAATAGTAACTTAGTTCAGTCGCTGCTGATAATAGCTGAAGAAATGGCTGCATGAAAAAGAGCCatgtttgaaacacaaatgaaacaaGCAATCAAAACTGCTCAAAATGCAAGTTAAAGTACATTAAATAGAGTAAATTAAGAGCTAATGTTGTCATCTGACAGCCACCCACCTTGCGAAGTAACCAGGAAATAGACAGTCTGCGGCTGTGTTTGAAAACCTAGCGAGTCTCCTGCGTAGACCGCATCCTAAGCGCGTGCCCGGCAGAGCCGATGACGATGTCTAGCAAGAAGCGCACTAGGTTTGAAACACAGCCGTAGATTCTCTCCGCCTTCTGAACATTACCACAAGgaggatttattttaaaacctattttaccttgttttattcttttttttatttcagtgtatttttatttcaaattttattaCCAGGGTATTTTTTGTGTAGGAGTTTATTTAGATATGTCAGCTTGTAAGGAATAtgtaatttacaatttaatttttattttcaagtaggtcaaattaatataattggagtaatatataatatagccTAGTAATAAagagtaatataaaataaatattatttactgTGTTTGTATTAggcctacttttttattttaatatgtttttatacaTAATTCTTAGTTTGTATTGAAGCTTGTATATTTTATTACACTTCCACAAGTACTGACATTAATGTTGTACTTTTGTCAAATTaaacttttaacatttaacatttgacaaaaaatatacatataatataatatatagttaTCAGAGGTGATATCTAGAGTTTTTATAGATTTACTGGTAGTGGCAAGATTCCTACTTCCTTTTCACATACTGTGACCACAGGAAATATTTCACACATGTATGTCATAAAAAGAAGAATGATAAGAATGAGTATAGTTCAATATTTTAGCAGTGATGTCAGAAAATATCTGATGATGATGCTTTCACtctaatatttgtttaaaattttctttgaaatatatttgtaattttttgtccTTGCCTTTCTGTCTTTCCtgtcaaaaggaaaaaaaaatgtattagctGGAATAAGTCAATAATGTTGAACTCTGTCTTtgcttgttttgtgtgtttgttggtAAACCAAGTTCCCTTTTGTAGGTATGACTTAATTCTTGGCAGGACAATATACACATGTTCCTGAGAGAACTAAGTGGTGACAGAGTCTCTGAGTTTGGGACATATTTTGCAGGAAGCTTTATACCGCCGTAAAACATAGCATGAATGTTTATGGAAATCACATCTTCCCTCTCTTTTTACAGAGAGCTGGTGACCAGACTGGGAAATTTGAGCACATTCGCTATGTCATTTCCTTGTTGAGAGTATACTAGTACTAGTAAAAGTAATTTGCCTACATGTTAGTTCTTTAGTTAATTTCTTTGTCCCCTTAACAAACAATACACATGAATGAAGACAATAGAAAACTTCTTGATATATTTATTAGCTATAAATTACATACTTCtttgcaaattatttaaaaacatgttacacattataataaaattgtacaataaatatagaaataaataagaaCACAATAAATAGTTCTATAAATATTTCACCTCATGTCAAGCATGAACTCTTAATGTTAACGCAAGATGTTATTAAATCCATGTTATTATAACACAGGAGAACCTCTGATGATGCAGCGAAAGCTATTTGAAGGTTTTGACCAACATGATCCCAACTGACATGTATCTGTCTCTTTCCTCTCAATCTAACACTGTTTCATCTCAACTTTAGAAGCTTCTTTGGACGCCAGAAATGAGAAGACGCGTGCAGATATGATAGAAAAAGAGTAGAGCCTTTCCACGCTGTCCCGGCACAGAGCGTTGTCATACCAGTCCACTGCAGTCAAAGGATGGTCCAACACTGGTTCCTGATCATCAAGAAGAACAATAATGGAATTAAAAGTGTTTACTAGAGAAACCGATGCAGCAATAATTTACATACGAAACTTTCCAGGAGGATAACAGATAAGGATGTGGGAACAGCTTTGTGCCCCTTGCTGGTGGCAGGTGTCCAGACATTATATCAAAAGGAAGTACATAAACAACAATAGCAAAGATTTTGAATAAAAACAGACATAGGCCTACCTTAAGCGTGCGCAGCAGGTCTCCGGTAACGTCTGCGATCTTGCTGGCACTCTCTCTCCACTTACTGCAAGCTGAATTCTTAAACACGCCATTCTTGTGGAAGATTCTGGTGTAGTTTTTCAGAGCGAGAACAATTCTTGATTGACAAGTCTGAAATGCAAGACACATAGGGACAAATTACAACATTTGATAAAGTAAACACTCTTCTGTGAAGACCTTAGTCAGGATAGATGCCATACTGAATTTTATGTGACTGTGAGGGATGCTACAACTACAATGGCTCACACTGTCtaaaagtttacaattttttttctgttttctcttgAAAACTTAATTAGGTGAAcaatttgaatgtttttaagTAGCAGTACAAATATTCTtattcctgtcaaaaattaaatatggctTCACACTAGCCTAACAGCTGATCTACAAGAGAAATGAGGAAATTGTTactataaaaacatgcatctgaaTTATTCCGTTATTTAGCCTACCTCTTTGTTGCTTTGGAGGCTCAGTGGGTCACATGTGTCAATCGGTCTTATAGACACTGGAGGTTCATCAATGATACTTGAAATTTTTGGAGACTCAACCTGCATTGAACATAAAATgcgttattgtttttataaagaaCTCAAGAAGGTGACTGAAGACTAAATCTTAAAAGAAATGAAGATaagttataaaattaatatatcattCTTAATGTACGTACCGTGTTGTATAAATCTCTCGCCATCGCATTGAGTTTGATGGACAGCGCTTTACACTTGGAGAAGTTCACCTCAGCTAAGCGCGATGGAGCTCCACTGGCGGCTGACAGCGCCGAAAACGCCAcgcaaaatatcaataataatgaCGAAGCCATTCAAAATGTCCTGTAGAATCTGTTACAGTGTATCCTTTCTTCTGCAGTGCTTAGAAGGCAAATTGCTTGTAGTGGCTGGATCGCATCCTTTTGAATACGGCGGTGAGTCATTAGGATTTCCCCTGACAGGTAGGCAGGCCAGAGACTTAGAGAGCCTAATTAAGTAGTTACTTTGAGTttcgatttcattaaaaaaaattattgttcttCAAGATGCTCTACATAATACTTAATACCTTGATGAgatcaaataataatatatattttttaatgattagcTCCATGacctttaataaaattaatgtcttttaaattgtttaaatcagGGTGCTAAGTCCTATTGCAGCTAATTATGGGATCAGTTGTGGTTTGGGGGTATTAAAGCAATAGTCTAaccccaacaccccccccccccccaaaaaaaaagaaaaagaaagaaagaaagaaaatgatttatGACTTTATTTTCTTCTGATAAAGATTTTTAGAAAAACAATCAGTCTCTGTGTCCATACAATGCAAGTGGATATTCACCCAAAAGTTGACAATTAATAAATAAGTGATGGTTTATATTATTgggagaattttcattttttggagaAGTATCCTTTTTAAGGTACCTATATCCACAAATAACAAATGTATGTTATGGCTATGGGCCAAAAATAAATGTTGGATTATATCCaaacatattattttaaattttatttcattttaaacatttttaaataattgaatatacaaaaatgtaaataaaatgtaaaaaaaaaatactcaaattaattttgatcatATTCAATTATATATAGGTTTTACATTCCAAtgcaataaagaaattaataaatacaaatgtacataaaaaaaaaaaatgaacatatgCTTGAGCAGCATcctctaaccctaaacctacccataacagaaaacctgtttgttttgttacactttcagataaacatcatATACTATTTTCAATAACTGTTTTTCCTCATGGGGACTGCAGGCCGGTCCCCATAATGTCAAAAATGTCAGGTTTCACGATCCTTGTGAAGACATTTGGTCCCCACAATGTAacataaacaagtacacacacacatatagaattttttgtttgtgtgtgtacgttttatatttagattttacaatttacataaattacatttttacatttcatttgtttattgtatttctgaCACTGGTGTAGAATGTTTTTCCTACGGTACTGATACTGATTGTGGTGTAAGGTCACATATGAGTGGAATTATCTTGAAAATATTCTAACAAATATTATTagtttgaaatttaaaataattgccaTCAACCAGTCCACTGAGGTGCTGTACTGAAAGAGGGCACAAGAAAAGTGATAGAGGAAGTCTGATGATGTATGAGTAAACTTAATAAATAGACCTAATACTGACCCATGCTATTTGTTATATACATTTTGACTTCagctatttatatatgtatttattcattgtacttatttatgtattttttattgattgGTTGATGGAGTGATCGAAATAAACTAGAGATATGAGTTTCACATGGAGTCAAGGTATTTTTGGAGTGTACCTCAAGTTTGCTGACAAAAATCAGCTTTAACTTAGAACTGCATTTAGTTACAGG encodes the following:
- the LOC132118354 gene encoding ORM1-like protein 2; the encoded protein is MNVGVAHSEVNPNTRVMNSRGIWLAYLLLTTALHVVLLSIPFLSVPVVWTLTNVIHNLAMYLFLHTVKGTPFETPDQGKARLLTHWEQMDYGIQFTASRKFLTILPIVLYILASFYTKYDTTHFIVNTGSLLSVLLPKLPQFHGVRLFGINKY